Genomic segment of Candidatus Deferrimicrobium sp.:
GAGCCGCGACGACCTCCTCAAGGTCAACGCGGGGATCGTGAAGGACGTGACCCTCAAGGCGATCGCCCGGTCCCCCCGGGCCTTGTTCATCGTCGTATCGAATCCCCTCGACGCCATGACCTACGTGGCGCACAAGCACAGCAAGCTTCCGGCGAACAAGGTGGTGGGCATGGCGGGGATCCTCGACTCCGCCCGTTTCCGGGCCTTCATCGCCATGGAGCTGGGCGTCTCCGTGCGCGACGTGACGGCCTTCGTCCTGGGCGGTCACGGCGACACGATGGTCCCTTCCACCAAGTACACCACCGTGGCGGGCATCCCGGTGGAGGACCTCATCCCCAGGGACCGGCTGGCGCAGATCCTCGAGCGGACGGCGAAAGGGGGCGCGGAGATCGTCTCCCTGCTGAAGACGGGGTCGGCGTTCTACGCGCCATCGGCCGCGGCTGTCCAGATGTGCGAATCGATCGTGCTCGACAAGAAGATGATCCTTCCCTGCGCTGTCCTGTCGAGCGGAAAGTACGACGGGTGCGACGGGCTCTTCGTCGGCCTGCCCGCCAAGCTCGGCGCCGACGGAGTGGAGGAGGTCGTCAAGTTCAAGCTGGCCGCGAACGAGGCCGAGGCGTTGAAGAGGTCGGCGGCGGCGGTCAAGGAGCTTTGCGAGGCGGTCGACCGGCTCGGGTTCTGAAGCCGTCGCAAGCCGGGAATCGGATCGATCACAAACCAACCGGGAGGAGCCGGAGGATATGAATATTCACGAGTACCAAGCCAAGGCCGTTCTGTCCAAGTACGGCGTGGCCGTCCCGAAGGGGAAGGTCGCGGATACCCCGGCGGAGGCGGAGATCATCGCCGAGGAGTTCGGAACCGCGGTCGTCGTGAAAGCCCAGATCCACGCCGGTGGGCGTGGCAAGGGCGGCGGCGTGAAGTTCGCGAAAACCCCCGCGGAGGCGCGGGAGTACGCGAAGCAGATCATCGGGATGACCCTGGTGACCCACCAGACGGGACCCCAGGGGAAGAAGGTGAAGCGGGTGCTGGTCGAGCAGGCCGGCAAGATCAAGCGGGAACTCTACCTCGGCATGGTCATCGACCGGGGGCTTTCCCGGGTCGTGATGATGGCCTCCACCGAAGGCGGGATGGAGATCGAGACGGTGGCGGCGAAAACGCCCGAGAAGATCCTGAAGGAGTGGGTCGACCCGGCCGTGGGCCTCATGCCGTTCCAGGCGCGCAAGCTCGCGTTCGGGCTCGGGATCCCCGGGGAGCTGACGGGGAAGGCGGTCAAGTTCATGACCGGCCTCTACAAGGCGTTCGTCGACACCGACTGCTCCCTGGCGGAGATCAACCCCCTCGTGCTGACCGAGGACGGCGACATCGTCGCCCTCGACGCCAAGATGAACTTCGACGGGAACGGCCTGTTCCGCCACAAGGACATCGAGGTGCTGAGGGACTTCGACGAGGAGGACCCGACCGAGACCGAGGCGTCCCGCTTCGGCCTCTCCTACATCAGCCTCGACGGCGACATCGGCTGCATGGTCAACGGCGCGGGACTCGCGATGGCCACGATGGACATGATCAAGCATTGCGGCGGCAGCCCGGCGAACTTCCTCGACGTGGGCGGCGGCGCCAGCGCCGAGCAGGTGACCAACGCCTTCCGGCTCATCCTGTCCGACGCGAAGGTGAAGGCGATCCTGGTGAACATCTTCGGCGGCATCATGCGGTGCGACATCATCGCCGAAGGCGTCGTGGCGGCGGCGAAGACCCTGGGTCTCTCGGTTCCCCTGGTCGTCCGGCTCGAGGGGACGAACGTGGAGAAGGGGAAGGAGATCCTCGCGGCGGCCAAGCTCAACATCATTCCCGCGGCCGACATGGGCGACGCGGCGAAGAAAGTCGTCCTGGCCGCCGCCGGCCGGGCGAACTAAGGGGGGACGTCCATGAGCATCTTCATCAATAAGGAAACCAAGGTTCTCGTCCAGGGGATCACGGGCTCCGTGGGGGCGTTCCACACGAAGCAGATGCTGGAGTACGGCACGAAAATCGTCGGCGGAGTGACCCCCGGCAAGGCGGGCTCCAAAATCGAGGGCGTGCCCGTTTTCAACTCCGTGTACGACGCGGTCAAGGCGACCGGGGCCAACGCGTCGGTCGTCTACGTCCCGCCGGGCTTCGCGGCCGACGCGATCTGCGAGGCGTTCGATGCGGAGCTGGACATCGTCATCTGCATCACAGAGGGGATTCCCATCCTCGACATGGTGAAGGCGAAGCGGTTCATGGACGGGAAGAAAACCCGGCTGGTGGGGCCGAACTGCCCGGGCGTCATCACCCCCGGGGAGTGCAAGATCGGGATCATGCCCGGCTACATCCACAAGCCGGGAACGATCGGCATCGTCTCCAAGTCGGGAACGCTGACCTACGAGGCGGTCCACCAGGTGACCACCATCGGCCTGGGGCAGTCCACCTGCATCGGCATCGGGGGCGATCCGATCAACGGGACGAACTTCATCGACGTCCTTTCCGCGTTCCAGGCCGATCCGAAGACCGAGGCGGTCATCATGATCGGCGAGATCGGCGGCACGGCGGAGGAAGAGGCGGCCGCCTACGTGAAAGCGAAGATGACCAAGCCGGTGGTCGGCTTCGTGGCGGGGCAGACGGCTCCCAAGGGGAAGCGGATGGGCCACGCCGGCGCCATCATCTCCGGCGGCAAGGGGACGGCGGCGGAGAAGATCGAGGCGTTCAGGGCGGCGGGGATCTCCGTGTCCGAGACACCCTCCGACATGGGGAACACGCTCGCCCGCCGTCTCGGGATGACAGTTAAATAAAGAAAGGGACCGGAACCGATGGCGAAGGAACAGTTGGCGGAGAAGATCGAGGCGACCGAGAACGCGAAAGTCAAGATCAGCATCATCCCGAGGTATTGCAAGGGGTGCGAGATCTGCGTGAAGCTGTGCCCGACACAGGTCCTGGGGATGGACATGTTCAAGGTGAAGGTAGTGGACATCGACAAGTGCACGATCTGCATGGCGTGCGAGCTCCGGTGTCCCGACTTCGCCATCTTCGTCGAGAAGAAATAGCGTTCCGCGCAGGCGGAAACCACAAAGGAGAGACACGGTGGGCAAGATCAAGCTGCTCCAGGGGAACGAGGCGTGCGCGGAGGGCGCCGTTTATGCGGGGTGCACCTTCTTCGCCGGCTACCCGATCACCCCGTCGACCGAGGTGGCCGAGTTCATGGCGAAGCGTCTTCCGCTGATCGGCGGGGCGTTCATGCAAATGGAGGACGAGATCGCGGCGATGGCCGCGGTGATCGGCGGTTCGCTCGCGGGCTCCAAGGCCCTTACCGCCACTTCCGGGCCGGGCTTCTCGCTCAAGCAGGAGAACATGGGGTTCGCCATGCTGACCGAGGTTCCGTGCGTCATCGTCAACGTGATGCGCGGCGGCCCGTCGACCGGCGTCCCTACCGGCCCCGGCCAGAGCGACATCATGCAATGCAAGTGGGGTACGCACGGCGACCACCCGGCCATCTGCCTCACCCCGGCGTACGTCCAGGAGATCTTCTCCGAGACGGTCCGGGCGTTCAACCTCTCTGAGAAGTACCGCACCCCCGTGACCATCGCCTTCGACGAGATCGTCGGACACATGCGGGAGCGGATCGAGATTCCCGACTCGGGCGTCCTGCCGGTCGTCAACCGCACCAAGCCGACCTGTCCCCCCTCCGAGTACCTGCCGTACGACGACAGCAAGGGGGACATTCCCCCGATGGCGAACTTCTTCGAGGGGTACCGGTATCACGTGACGGGGCTGAACCACGGTACCGACGGATTCCCCGTGAACGCCTCCCCGAGGATCCACACCGACGAGTTGCGGCTGATCCGGAAGGTCGAGGGGAACAAGGCGGACATCGTCAAGTTCGAGGAAACCCAACTCGAGGATGCCGAGGTGGCGATCTTCGCCTACGGCGTCTCCGGCCGGTCCGCGAAGACGGCGGTCGAGGCGGCCCGGAAGGAAGGGATCAAGGCGGGGCTGTTCCGCCCGTTGACCATCTGGCCGTTTCCCGAGGAGCAGGTCGCGGCGATCTCCTCCCGCGTCAAGGCGATCATCGTTCCGGAACTCTCCCTGGGGCAGATCATCTTCGAGGTGGACCGGTGCGCGAAGGGCAGGTGCAAGGTGGAGGGGATCTACCGCGTGGACGGCGATCCGATCAACCCGGCGCAGATCCTGGCCAAGCTAAAGGAGGTCAAGTAACATGGCGTTCGATTACGACCAATACATCCGCGGCGGGAAACTGCCCCACATCTGGTGCCCGGGGTGCACCTACGGGATCGTCTTCAAGTCGCTCCTGCGCGCCGTCGATACCCTGAAGCTCAACCGTGATGATATCGCGCTTGTGTCCGGGATCGGGTGCGCGTCCCGGCTTCCGGGATACGTCGATTTCAACACCCTGCACACCACGCACGGCAGGGCGCTTGGGTTCGCCACCGGGATCAAGATGGCGAAACCGGACAAGCACGTGCTCGTGGTCAGCGGCGACGGCGACGCGACGGCGATCGGCGGGAATCACTTCATCCACGCCTGCCGCCGGAACATCGACATCACCGTCCTCGTCTTCAACAACTTCATCTACGGGATGACCGGTGGACAGTACTCCCCGACGACCCCGTCCGGCCACCTGGCCACCACGATGCCGTACGGCAACATCGACCCGTCGTTCAACATCCCCGAGCTGGCGAAGGGGGCGGGGGCGAGCTTCGTCGCGCGCGGGACCGCCTACCACGCGGCGGGGCTGGACAAGCTGATCATCGAGGCGATGCAGCACAAGGGCCTCTCGGTGGTCGAGATCATGAACGCCTGCCCCACCACGCACGGGCGGCGGAACAAATTCAAGAGCCCGACGGACATGCTCCTGTGGATGAAGGACACCTTCATCCCTGCCGTCGCGTTCGACAAGCTGCCTCCGGAGAAGACGGTCGGGAAGCTCCCCATGGGCGTTCTCTACAAGAAGGAGGGGCTCCCCGAGTACTGCGAGACCTACTACGGGTTGGTCGCACGGCTGAAGCAGAAAGAGGGGAGGGCGTAAGGGGATGAGTGGACGATACGAGATCCGGTTTTCCGGCTCCGGCGGACAGGGGTTGATCCTGGCCGGGGTCATCTTTGCCGAGGCGGCGACGATCTTCGACAAGAAGACGGCCGTGCAGAGCCAATCGTACGGTCCCGAGGCCCGCGGCGGGGCGTCCAAGTCGGAAGTCATCATCTCCGACTCCGCGATCGACTTCCCGAAGGCGACCGAGATCGACCTGATGCTCGCCCTCACTCCCGAGGCGTGCATGAAGTATTACAAGGACATCAAGCCGAGCGGTACCCTGCTGGTCGACGAGGACTTCGTGAAAGAGACCCCCAAGGGGGCGTTCAAGGTCGTCCGTCTTCCCATCATCCGCACCGCGTCCGAGGAGATCGGGAAGGCGTTCGTCGCCAACATCGTCGCCCTCGGCGCAATCACAGCCCTCACGGGCCAGGTGAGCATCGCGGCGGTGGAGAAGGCGGTCCTTTCCCGGGTTCCGAAGGGGACGGAAGACCTGAACAAGAAGGCGCTCATGGCGGGGTATGACCTCGTCAAGTCGAAGGTCACCTGATGCATGCAATGGGAAAGCAGCGCACCCTGTCGATCGTGAAACCCGACGGGGTCCGCAAGGGCGTCATCGGCGAGGTGGTCCGCCGCTTCGAGGCGTCGGGGATCCGAATCGTGGCGATGCGGATGCTCCACCTCACGAAAAAAGAGGCGGAGGGATTCTACGCCGTCCACCGGGAGCGTCCCTTCTTCGGGTCGCTCACGGAATTCATGTCGTCCGGGCCGATCGTCGTGATGGTGCTGGAAGGGGAGAACGTCATCGCGCGCAACCGGCTGCTGATGGGGGCCACCGACCCGAAGAAGGCCGACCGGGGGACGATCCGGTCCGACCTGGCCGACAACGTGGAGCAGAACATTGTCCACGGGTCCGACGCTCCCGAAACGGCTGAAATTGAAATAGCGTATTTTTTCAGTAATTTGGATATCGTAAGTTAAACCGTCTAAATAAGGATGCAATCCGGCCCGGGCGGCTCAACGAAAGGAGAGCACATGGCAACAGACACCTCAAAGATCATTTGGACGAAAATCGACGAGGCACCGGCGCTGGCGACCTACTCCTTTCTTCCCATCGTCCAGGCGTACACCAAGGGAACCGGCGTTTCCGTGGAGACGAGGGACATCTCGCTCGCGGGAAGAATCATCGCGAATTTCCCTGAAAAGCTGACCGAGAAGCAGAGGATCCCGGATTACCTGGCCCAGTTGGGCGAGCTCGCGCTGAAACCGGAGGCCAATATCATCAAGCTGCCCAACATCAGCGCCTCCATCCCGCAGCTGAAGGCGGCGATCAAGGAGCTGCGGGAGCACGGCTACGATATTCCGGACTACCCCGAGGAACCGAAAAACGACGCGGATAAGGCTCTTCAGGAAAGATTTGCCAAGGTACTCGGAAGCGCCGTGAACCCGGTCCTGCGGCAGGGAAACTCCGATCGCAGGGCGCCGCTCTCCGTAAAGCTGTTTTCGAAGAAGCACCCGCACAAGATGGGTGCGTGGACGAGTGACTCGAAATCCCACGTGGCCCATATGACCGGCGGGGACTTCTACGGCAGCGAAAAATCCGTCGTGATGGCGAAACCGACAAACCTGCGGATCGAGTTCGTGGCCGGGGACGGGAAAACGACCGTCCTGAAAAAGAAGCTGGAGCTGCAGGAAGGCGAAGTGGTCGACGCGACGGTGATGAATGTCCGCGCCTTGCGGAAATTCTACGAAGAGCAGATCGAGGATGCGAAAAAGAGCGGCGTGCTGCTCTCGTTGCACCTGAAAGCGACCATGATGAAAATTTCCGATCCGGTCATGTTCGGCCACGCCGTCACCGTCTTCTACAAGGATGTCTTCGAAAAGCACGCCGCGGCGTTGAAAGAGGCGGGTGTGAATCCGAACCTGGGCCTGGGCGACCTGTACGTAAAAATCAGGAAATTGCCGGAAGCCAAGCGAACGGAAATCGAGGCGGACATCCAGGCCGTGAACAAGAATCGGCCCGAACTCGCGATGGTCGACTCGGACAAGGGGATCACGAACCTGCATGCGCCGAACGACATCATCGTCGACGCTTCCATGCCGGTGGTCGTTCGCGACTCGGGGAAGATGTGGGGTCCCGACGGGAAACTGCACGATACGAAGGCGATGATTCCCGACCGGTGCTACGCGACGACGTATCGGACGATCATCGAGGATTGCAAGAAGAACGGCGCATTCGATCCCGCGACGATCGGGAGCGTCCCGAACGTGGGTCTCATGGCGCAGAAGGCCGAGGAGTACGGCTCCCACGACAAGACCTTCCTGGCGCCCGGGAACGGAACGATCCGCGCCGTCGACGATTCCGGGGCCACCGTGCTGGAGCAGAAGGTGGAGGAAGGGGACATCTTCCGGATGTGCCAGGCGAAGGATCTCCCGATCCGGGACTGGGTCAAGCTTGCCGTCAACAGGGTGCGGGCGACCGGAGCGGTCGCCGTTTTCTGGCTGGACAAGAACCGGGCGCACGACGCGCAGATCATCCAGAAGGTCGACAAGTATCTGAAGGATCACGATACGAAGGGGATGGAGTTCCACATCCTGGCTCCGATCGAGGCGATGAAATTCACGCTGGAACGGTTCAGGGCGGGGAAAGATACGATCTCCGTCACCGGGAACGCGTTGCGGGATTATCTGACCGACCTCTTTCCGATCATCGAAGTTGGCACCAGCGCGAAGATGCTGTCGATCGTGCCCCTCC
This window contains:
- a CDS encoding 2-oxoacid:acceptor oxidoreductase subunit alpha; the protein is MGKIKLLQGNEACAEGAVYAGCTFFAGYPITPSTEVAEFMAKRLPLIGGAFMQMEDEIAAMAAVIGGSLAGSKALTATSGPGFSLKQENMGFAMLTEVPCVIVNVMRGGPSTGVPTGPGQSDIMQCKWGTHGDHPAICLTPAYVQEIFSETVRAFNLSEKYRTPVTIAFDEIVGHMRERIEIPDSGVLPVVNRTKPTCPPSEYLPYDDSKGDIPPMANFFEGYRYHVTGLNHGTDGFPVNASPRIHTDELRLIRKVEGNKADIVKFEETQLEDAEVAIFAYGVSGRSAKTAVEAARKEGIKAGLFRPLTIWPFPEEQVAAISSRVKAIIVPELSLGQIIFEVDRCAKGRCKVEGIYRVDGDPINPAQILAKLKEVK
- the sucD gene encoding succinate--CoA ligase subunit alpha, which encodes MSIFINKETKVLVQGITGSVGAFHTKQMLEYGTKIVGGVTPGKAGSKIEGVPVFNSVYDAVKATGANASVVYVPPGFAADAICEAFDAELDIVICITEGIPILDMVKAKRFMDGKKTRLVGPNCPGVITPGECKIGIMPGYIHKPGTIGIVSKSGTLTYEAVHQVTTIGLGQSTCIGIGGDPINGTNFIDVLSAFQADPKTEAVIMIGEIGGTAEEEAAAYVKAKMTKPVVGFVAGQTAPKGKRMGHAGAIISGGKGTAAEKIEAFRAAGISVSETPSDMGNTLARRLGMTVK
- a CDS encoding 2-oxoacid:acceptor oxidoreductase family protein, translated to MSGRYEIRFSGSGGQGLILAGVIFAEAATIFDKKTAVQSQSYGPEARGGASKSEVIISDSAIDFPKATEIDLMLALTPEACMKYYKDIKPSGTLLVDEDFVKETPKGAFKVVRLPIIRTASEEIGKAFVANIVALGAITALTGQVSIAAVEKAVLSRVPKGTEDLNKKALMAGYDLVKSKVT
- a CDS encoding NADP-dependent isocitrate dehydrogenase, with amino-acid sequence MATDTSKIIWTKIDEAPALATYSFLPIVQAYTKGTGVSVETRDISLAGRIIANFPEKLTEKQRIPDYLAQLGELALKPEANIIKLPNISASIPQLKAAIKELREHGYDIPDYPEEPKNDADKALQERFAKVLGSAVNPVLRQGNSDRRAPLSVKLFSKKHPHKMGAWTSDSKSHVAHMTGGDFYGSEKSVVMAKPTNLRIEFVAGDGKTTVLKKKLELQEGEVVDATVMNVRALRKFYEEQIEDAKKSGVLLSLHLKATMMKISDPVMFGHAVTVFYKDVFEKHAAALKEAGVNPNLGLGDLYVKIRKLPEAKRTEIEADIQAVNKNRPELAMVDSDKGITNLHAPNDIIVDASMPVVVRDSGKMWGPDGKLHDTKAMIPDRCYATTYRTIIEDCKKNGAFDPATIGSVPNVGLMAQKAEEYGSHDKTFLAPGNGTIRAVDDSGATVLEQKVEEGDIFRMCQAKDLPIRDWVKLAVNRVRATGAVAVFWLDKNRAHDAQIIQKVDKYLKDHDTKGMEFHILAPIEAMKFTLERFRAGKDTISVTGNALRDYLTDLFPIIEVGTSAKMLSIVPLLGGGGLFETGAGGSAPKHVQQFVKEGYLRWDSLGEFSALMASLEHLGNAYRNKKALVLSETLDQAIAKFLDNNRSPARKVGQIDNRGSHFYLAMYWAQALAGQSKDKELQARFAGVAKQLEENEAKINQELLGAQAKPMDIGGYYDPDPVKTSKAMRPSATFNAIVDAIA
- a CDS encoding 4Fe-4S dicluster domain-containing protein; the encoded protein is MAKEQLAEKIEATENAKVKISIIPRYCKGCEICVKLCPTQVLGMDMFKVKVVDIDKCTICMACELRCPDFAIFVEKK
- the sucC gene encoding ADP-forming succinate--CoA ligase subunit beta, which translates into the protein MNIHEYQAKAVLSKYGVAVPKGKVADTPAEAEIIAEEFGTAVVVKAQIHAGGRGKGGGVKFAKTPAEAREYAKQIIGMTLVTHQTGPQGKKVKRVLVEQAGKIKRELYLGMVIDRGLSRVVMMASTEGGMEIETVAAKTPEKILKEWVDPAVGLMPFQARKLAFGLGIPGELTGKAVKFMTGLYKAFVDTDCSLAEINPLVLTEDGDIVALDAKMNFDGNGLFRHKDIEVLRDFDEEDPTETEASRFGLSYISLDGDIGCMVNGAGLAMATMDMIKHCGGSPANFLDVGGGASAEQVTNAFRLILSDAKVKAILVNIFGGIMRCDIIAEGVVAAAKTLGLSVPLVVRLEGTNVEKGKEILAAAKLNIIPAADMGDAAKKVVLAAAGRAN
- the ndk gene encoding nucleoside-diphosphate kinase gives rise to the protein MGKQRTLSIVKPDGVRKGVIGEVVRRFEASGIRIVAMRMLHLTKKEAEGFYAVHRERPFFGSLTEFMSSGPIVVMVLEGENVIARNRLLMGATDPKKADRGTIRSDLADNVEQNIVHGSDAPETAEIEIAYFFSNLDIVS
- a CDS encoding 2-oxoacid:ferredoxin oxidoreductase subunit beta, which produces MAFDYDQYIRGGKLPHIWCPGCTYGIVFKSLLRAVDTLKLNRDDIALVSGIGCASRLPGYVDFNTLHTTHGRALGFATGIKMAKPDKHVLVVSGDGDATAIGGNHFIHACRRNIDITVLVFNNFIYGMTGGQYSPTTPSGHLATTMPYGNIDPSFNIPELAKGAGASFVARGTAYHAAGLDKLIIEAMQHKGLSVVEIMNACPTTHGRRNKFKSPTDMLLWMKDTFIPAVAFDKLPPEKTVGKLPMGVLYKKEGLPEYCETYYGLVARLKQKEGRA
- the mdh gene encoding malate dehydrogenase; its protein translation is MSRKKISVIGAGNVGATTAQRLAERDFCDVVLVDIVEGMPQGKALDLMQSGPIYGYDSKVTGTNGYEETAGSDIVVITSGLARKPGMSRDDLLKVNAGIVKDVTLKAIARSPRALFIVVSNPLDAMTYVAHKHSKLPANKVVGMAGILDSARFRAFIAMELGVSVRDVTAFVLGGHGDTMVPSTKYTTVAGIPVEDLIPRDRLAQILERTAKGGAEIVSLLKTGSAFYAPSAAAVQMCESIVLDKKMILPCAVLSSGKYDGCDGLFVGLPAKLGADGVEEVVKFKLAANEAEALKRSAAAVKELCEAVDRLGF